Proteins encoded within one genomic window of Hermetia illucens chromosome 2, iHerIll2.2.curated.20191125, whole genome shotgun sequence:
- the LOC119649645 gene encoding non-structural maintenance of chromosomes element 1 homolog yields MGYSNRHRTFLQAISNQCAMEVPAARELLKDINKHYGIEPDHASDLDLFISEINDKIAQLDQRIKRVKHEIVNKEFVVFVNTIEDEINMKQTFYTEMDREYFRLLLQEITLNEYSIQRIVALNLIAQLKPKPFSKNHAEELLDDWITLGYFLEEENLLYFGPKTLGEFSDFLAENFEDYVKKCQLCLAAVLMGTKCDKCEKFFHRECLRRALAKALNCPACKQPWDKPV; encoded by the exons ATGGGATACTCTAACCGACACCGAACTTTTCTGCAAGCAATATCGAACCAGTGCGCCATGGAAGTGCCGGCTGCCCGCGAGTTACTCAAAGATATCAACAAACATT ACGGTATCGAACCCGACCACGCCAGCGACCTGGATTTATTCATCAGTGAAATCAACGACAAAATTGCCCAGCTCGACCAAAGAATCAAACGAGTCAAGCATGAAATTGTTAATAAggagtttgttgtgtttgtgaaTACAATTGAGGACGAAATTAATAT GAAACAAACATTCTACACAGAAATGGATCGCGAATATTTCCGGCTCCTGCTGCAGGAAATAACCTTGAATGAATACAGCATCCAGCGGATAGTCGCCCTGAACCTCATTGCCCAATTGAAGCCCAAGCCGTTCAGCAAAAACCATGCAGAAGAACTGCTGGACGACTGGATCACTTTGGGTTACTTCCTTGAGGAAGAAAACCTCCTTTACTTTGGTCCGAAGACCCTCGGCGAGTTCTCTGACTTTTTGGCGGAAAACTTCGAAGATTATGTGAAAAAGTGTCAGTTGTGCCTGGCTGCTGTGCTGATG gGAACAAAGTGCGACAAATGCGAGAAATTCTTCCATCGGGAATGCCTGCGCAGGGCGTTGGCGAAGGCTTTAAATTGTCCAGCGTGCAAGCAGCCGTGGGATAAGCCCGTATGA